One genomic window of Osmia bicornis bicornis chromosome 3, iOsmBic2.1, whole genome shotgun sequence includes the following:
- the LOC114872680 gene encoding calmodulin-lysine N-methyltransferase, protein MSEKSFARYNDEKRTSEMLEEKLSRKRSTAQRRWRILAKALMGSQDEVSMNVEDDSAEDEVSVRRFTSFGLLMVNEKPATEPDSTSWYEYSTVLENKLFTVQIRRIKKNFTANELIGFNNTGNICVWPSEECLAYYLLKNRQICQDARILELGGGMSCLAGVIAAKYCDPRKVTLTDGNATSVNNVRSIVARNGMADFVDCGVLQWAKTAKMFRAARSAKTSNGLRIKSWTGSGKDPWKILENVYDVILCADCLFFDEARSDLVETIYGCLTNDGVALLMAPRRGTTFQKFAEAAVKRGFVARQIDRYDANIWSMHLELLEHSQEYCPDLHYPILLELTKQKKTPPG, encoded by the exons ATGTCCGAGAAGAGTTTTGCCCGTTACAACGACGAGAAAAGAACGAGCGAGATGTTGGAGGAGAAGTTATCGAGAAAAAGGAGTACAGCACAGAGAAGATGGCGTATCCTGGCTAAGGCGTTGATGGGATCGCAGGACGAGGTGTCCATGAACGTGGAGGATGATTCGGCAGAGGACGAGGTGTCGGTTCGTCGTTTCACCAGCTTCGGTTTGTTAATGGTTAATGAGAAGCCGGCTACCGAACCAGACTCCACCAGCTGGTACGAGTATTCCACCGTTTTGGAGAACAAACTGTTCACCGTGCAGATACGTCGGATAAAGAAAAACTTTACCGCCAACGAATTGATCGGCTTCAACAATACCGGTAACATATGCGTCTGGCCGTCGGAGGAATGCTTGGCCTACTATCTATTGAAGAACCGACAAATCTGTCAAGACGCGAGAATACTGGAACTCGGTGGCGGTATGAGCTGCCTGGCTGGCGTGATCGCCGCCAAGTATTGCGATCCGAGGAAAGTCACGTTGACGGACGGTAATGCGACCAGCGTTAACAACGTTCGCAGCATCGTGGCTAGAAACGGCATGGCCGATTTTGTCGATTGCGGCGTTCTTCAGTGGGCTAAAACGGCTAAGATGTTCAGAGCAGCCAGGTCGGCGAAAACGTCCAATGGCCTTCGAATCAAG AGCTGGACCGGAAGCGGCAAGGATCCGTGGAAAATTCTGGAAAATGTTTACGACGTGATCCTGTGCGCGGATTGTCTGTTCTTCGACGAGGCCCGTTCGGACTTGGTGGAAACGATCTACGGCTGTTTGACGAACGACGGAGTCGCGTTGCTGATGGCACCGAGACGCGGCACGACCTTCCAAAAGTTCGCGGAAGCAGCGGTCAAACGAGGTTTCGTCGCGCGACAGATTGACCGTTACGACGCGAACATTTGGTCCATGCATCTGGAGTTGTTGGAGCATAGCCAGGAGTATTGTCCGGATCTTCACTATCCCATCCTTCTAGAGCTGACGAAGCAAAAGAAAACGCCACCCGGATGA